One Megalops cyprinoides isolate fMegCyp1 chromosome 17, fMegCyp1.pri, whole genome shotgun sequence DNA window includes the following coding sequences:
- the heca gene encoding headcase protein homolog, translating to MPNQKNNKGKRNKRTNSSGDEQENGASAAATGAQAAATTLLGATAAPSNENTSEAPCATPLVCSLGRPIDLEKDDYQRVVCNSETCPYGNWMHLQCFYEWESSILVQFNCIGRARSWNEKQCRQNMWTKKGYDLAFRFCSCRCGQGHLKKDTDWYQVKRMQDDRKKKVLPEKSLGKSCSSASGGACGGGADPSEDPKKGRHSAGNKLAHRTSSQELPRRQSIDRQNSQERGPSGLFCGNSLGPRSPCDSPGQSPPSGFSFFSPPAFGGPRGSRHLGEFLKNAVHLEGHRKHLVGGGLVGRGGGGHSLEHGAALPLPRLAPGDNPVQFLRRLDLSELLAHIPRHKLNTYHVRMEDDAHAGQGEELRKFILSALSASHRNVVNCALCHRALPVFEQFPLVDGTLFLSPSRHDEIEYDVPCHLQGRLMHLYAICVDCLEGVHKIVCIKCKSRWDGSWHQLGTMYTYDILAASPCCQARLNCKHCGKPVIDVRVGMQYFSEYSNVQQCPHCGNLDYHFVKPFSSYKVLEAY from the exons ATGCCCaaccagaaaaacaacaagGGGAAGAGAAACAAACGCACCAATAGTAGTGGAGATGAACAGGAAAATGGAGCCAGTGCGGCCGCAACAGGAGCACAGGCGGCAGCAACAACATTATTGGGGGCTACAGCTGCACCGTCAAATGAGAATACGAGTG AAGCCCCATGCGCCACACCTCTGGTGTGCAGTCTGGGCAGACCCATCGACCTGGAGAAGGATGACTATCAGCGGGTGGTGTGCAACAGTGAAACCTGCCCCTACGGCAACTGGATGCACCTGCAGTGCTTCTATGAGTGGGAGAGCAGCATCCTGGTCCAGTTCAACTGCATCGGCCGGGCTCGCAGCTGGAACGAGAAGCAGTGCCGGCAGAACATGTGGACCAAGAAGGGCTACGACCTAGCCTTCCGCTTCTGCTCCTGCCGCTGCGGCCAGGGCCACCTCAAAAAGGACACCGACTGGTACCAGGTGAAGCGCATGCAGGACGACCGCAAGAAAAAGGTCCTGCCCGAGAAGAGCCTGGGCAAGTCCTGCAGCTCGGCCAGCGGGGGCGCGTGCGGCGGCGGGGCTGATCCCTCTGAAGACCCCAAAAAAGGCCGGCACAGTGCAGGGAATAAGCTGGCGCACAGGACGTCCAGTCAGGAGCTGCCGCGTCGGCAGTCCATAGACCGGCAGAACTCTCAGGAACGGGGTCCCAGCGGGCTTTTCTGTGGCAACAGCCTGGGCCCACGCTCACCCTGCGACTCCCCCGGTCAGTCACCCCCTTCCggtttctccttcttctccccgCCTGCCTTCGGCGGGCCCCGCGGTTCGAGGCACCTGGGCGAGTTCCTGAAGAACGCCGTCCACCTGGAGGGCCACCGGAAGCACCTGGTGGGCGGAGGATTGGTGGGCCGCGGGGGCGGAGGGCACAGCCTGGAGCACGGCGCCGCCCTGCCCCTGCCCCGCCTCGCCCCGGGCGACAACCCCGTGCAGTTCCTGCGGAGGCTGGACCTCTCGGAGCTGCTGGCCCACATCCCCAGACACAAGCTGAACACCTACCACGTGCGCATGGAGGACGACGCCCACGCCGGCCAGGGGGAGGAGCTCCGGAAGTTCATCCTGTCTGCCCTCAGTGCCAGCCACAGGAACGTGGTAAACTGCGCCCTGTGCCACCGCGCCCTGCCTGTCTTCGAGCAGTTCCCGCTGGTCGACGGGACGCTGTTTCTGAGCCCTTCCCGTCATGACGAGATCGAGTACGACGTGCCCTGCCACTTACAGG GACGTCTGATGCACCTGTATGCGATTTGTGTGGACTGCCTGGAGGGAGTCCATAAGATTGTCTGTATAAAGTGCAAGTCACGCTGGGATGGGAGCTGGCACCAGCTAGGCACGATGTACACGTATGACATACTGGCTGCCTCGCCATGTTGCCAG GCTCGGCTGAACTGCAAGCACTGCGGAAAGCCGGTCATAGACGTTCGAGTGGGAATGCAGTACTTCTCAGAATACAGTAACGTGCAGCAGTGTCCTCACTGTGGGAACTTAGACTATCATTTCGTCAAACCATTCTCTTCCTACAAAGTCCTGGAAGCCTATTGA